The following proteins are co-located in the Gigantopelta aegis isolate Gae_Host chromosome 5, Gae_host_genome, whole genome shotgun sequence genome:
- the LOC121373784 gene encoding centrin-3 yields the protein MSLALRAEFALDKTKKKKKRELADEQKQEIKEAFDLFDTDKDRAIDYHELKVAMRALGFEVKKADVLKVLRDYDREGTGKITFDDFNEVITDMMLERDPQQEILKAFKLFDDDSSGKISLRNLRRVARELGENMTDEELRAMIEEFDRDGDGEICEEEFIAIMTGDT from the exons GGCTGAATTTGCTCTGGATaagacaaaaaagaagaagaagcgtGAGTTGGCCGACGAACAAAAGCAGGAGATAAAAGAGGCATTCGACTTATTTGACACGGATAAAGATCGTGCAATTGACTACCATGAACTGAAG GTGGCAATGCGAGCTCTTGGATTTGAGGTAAAGAAGGCCGACGTCTTGAAGGTTCTCCGGGATTACGACCGCGAGGGCACCGGCAAGATTACGTTTGATGATTTCAATGAAGTCA TAACTGACATGATGTTAGAGCGAGACCCACAGCAGGAAATACTAAAAGCCTTCAAGCTGTTTGACGACGACAGTTCGGGGAAAATCAGCTTACGCAATTTGAGAAGGGTAGCAAG AGAGCTGGGGGAGAACATGACAGATGAAGAACTGCGAGCGATGATAGAAGAATTTGACAGAGACGGAGATGGTGAAA tttgtgAAGAAGAGTTCATTGCCATCATGACAGGAGACACGTAG